The proteins below are encoded in one region of Methanosarcina barkeri 3:
- a CDS encoding HAD family hydrolase, with amino-acid sequence MLQNGKIKGLIFDCYKTLIDIKTDEKSRETNERVSRWLLYQGVRIEPDRLREEYRWKIIGKLGNSGQQHPDIRIEEIFAEICAENAFKEIDPYWLGIETAKVFRTASIRKLEAYPQSLRLLDKYRDIPKCIVSNAQRVFTEQELRFLGLYDRFNFTIMSSDHRIKKPDTRLFKMALDGLRLEPWEVLSIGDTPENDIYPPKSLGMNAMHIRDAWRYA; translated from the coding sequence ATGCTCCAAAACGGAAAAATTAAAGGCTTAATCTTTGACTGCTACAAAACCCTCATTGACATCAAAACTGACGAAAAAAGTCGAGAGACAAATGAGAGAGTAAGCAGGTGGCTGCTTTATCAGGGAGTGCGGATAGAACCCGACAGACTCAGAGAAGAATACAGGTGGAAAATCATAGGCAAACTAGGCAATTCAGGCCAACAGCACCCGGATATCCGTATAGAAGAGATTTTCGCTGAAATTTGTGCCGAAAACGCCTTTAAAGAAATTGATCCTTATTGGCTTGGAATTGAGACCGCAAAAGTTTTCAGAACTGCGTCTATAAGAAAACTTGAAGCCTACCCTCAGAGCCTGCGTTTGCTTGACAAATACAGAGATATCCCGAAGTGCATTGTTTCCAATGCCCAGAGAGTTTTTACGGAACAGGAACTGCGTTTTCTGGGTCTCTATGATCGTTTTAATTTTACAATCATGTCTTCGGACCACCGTATAAAGAAGCCTGACACCCGACTCTTTAAGATGGCTCTTGATGGCCTCAGGCTTGAGCCATGGGAAGTTCTCTCTATCGGCGACACGCCAGAAAACGATATTTATCCGCCTAAAAGTCTCGGAATGAATGCAATGCACATCCGAGATGCCTGGAGATATGCATAA
- a CDS encoding metallophosphoesterase, which produces MPEIADSMLENINRSSPDIIVITGDLTENGLAAKYNGAKKFIDRIECKNKIIVPGNHDSRNAGYLFFEDLFKTRSTSGHFGEVTIVGIDSSQPELDEGHIGSFYNSRMRQRGKILPNRNLTKDTSEGKITPG; this is translated from the coding sequence ATGCCTGAGATTGCAGATTCCATGCTTGAAAACATAAACCGGAGCTCTCCTGATATTATAGTAATCACCGGTGACCTGACAGAAAACGGGCTTGCAGCCAAGTATAATGGTGCAAAGAAATTTATTGACAGGATTGAATGCAAAAACAAGATAATAGTTCCGGGGAACCATGACTCCAGAAATGCCGGTTACCTCTTTTTTGAGGACCTTTTCAAAACCAGATCAACCTCTGGGCACTTTGGAGAGGTCACTATAGTAGGGATTGACTCTTCCCAACCGGAACTTGACGAAGGACACATCGGAAGCTTTTATAATTCAAGAATGCGACAACGGGGTAAAATTCTTCCCAACCGGAACTTGACGAAGGACACATCGGAAGGGAAAATTACACCTGGATAG
- a CDS encoding PHP domain-containing protein, protein MQGKNIIDAKITISTEVAENLLQEGWKKVDLHVHSSCSYDVPPVQTMHPAVLFKKARSQGLDFVTFTDHDTVKAYDLLGWDKEKLVPGVEISIRDPEYIGHTIHVNVFELDSEEFKELELIANQEHDFKSFIRYLKAHDLPHIYNHPFQFFNEGSPNLWAIPELIKQFPVVEYNMQNLAEKNLITATLARKYGKGLVATTDSHTGGMGAVYTLAKGETFREYFENIKKGRSYIVVEGGTKRYLTKELISWVELVFSMDKQLREDMNFTTNIQSFDRIISLIANEKIREFPRLNNLAMKFFRNFSRSGLPVYMYMRTEKPLVSKIEKVLNQML, encoded by the coding sequence ATGCAAGGAAAAAACATAATCGATGCTAAAATAACGATAAGTACTGAGGTTGCTGAAAATCTTCTTCAGGAAGGATGGAAGAAAGTGGATCTACATGTACACTCTTCCTGCTCCTACGATGTACCTCCTGTTCAGACAATGCATCCTGCAGTACTTTTTAAAAAAGCAAGATCTCAAGGCCTTGATTTTGTGACTTTTACAGACCATGATACTGTCAAAGCTTATGATTTGCTTGGTTGGGATAAAGAAAAACTGGTTCCAGGAGTTGAGATTTCAATTAGAGATCCTGAATATATAGGACACACTATTCACGTTAACGTTTTTGAACTGGACTCGGAAGAATTTAAGGAACTTGAATTGATTGCAAATCAGGAGCATGACTTCAAAAGCTTTATCCGCTATTTAAAGGCTCACGATCTCCCCCATATATACAACCATCCGTTTCAGTTTTTTAACGAAGGAAGTCCTAATCTCTGGGCGATACCTGAACTTATAAAACAGTTTCCGGTTGTCGAATATAATATGCAGAACTTAGCGGAAAAAAACCTTATTACTGCAACACTTGCCAGAAAATACGGAAAAGGATTAGTTGCAACTACAGATAGTCATACAGGAGGTATGGGAGCTGTCTACACCCTTGCAAAAGGGGAAACATTTAGGGAATATTTTGAAAATATTAAAAAAGGAAGGTCATATATTGTAGTTGAAGGAGGAACTAAGAGATATCTTACAAAAGAATTAATCTCCTGGGTTGAACTTGTTTTTTCTATGGATAAGCAGTTACGAGAGGACATGAACTTTACCACAAATATTCAGAGCTTTGATAGAATTATAAGTCTTATTGCAAACGAGAAAATTAGAGAATTTCCTAGACTTAACAACCTTGCAATGAAGTTTTTCCGGAATTTCTCCAGATCAGGACTTCCTGTATATATGTACATGAGAACTGAAAAACCTCTAGTTTCCAAAATAGAAAAGGTTTTGAATCAAATGTTATGA
- a CDS encoding phosphate uptake regulator PhoU gives MTKDQRKVQFTGNSTYIVSLPIKWIHDTGIEVGDALTLTPMPNKTLHISYSAVSTERSDLKAMIEYSHSDSAENNFRILISNYLAGYNIIKLTSVKGFSAHDRKFIKDSVRQKLIGLELIEESRTELVFQCLLNYSDLFLRRVIKNMYGLVRSMLEDSMKALRDYNVGIAEDIIQRDDDVDRFYFLSVRQLNAAIEDIELSDTIGIRHPQECLEYRLITKIIERIGDHAVKIAVNTQRIDSAVSPDNPIFKMAELSINVFKSSIDSIAQEDLQTINKTVEEAKSISQFGVSLESRKLGNTGNVEISMILESLRRIAEYSGDIAEASMNMNVKI, from the coding sequence ATTACTAAGGATCAACGAAAAGTTCAGTTTACCGGGAACTCTACCTATATTGTTTCTCTCCCCATAAAATGGATTCATGATACAGGGATTGAAGTCGGAGACGCGCTTACTCTTACACCCATGCCTAACAAAACCTTACATATCTCTTACAGTGCAGTCTCAACGGAACGTTCTGATCTTAAGGCTATGATAGAATATAGTCACTCAGACAGTGCAGAAAATAACTTCAGAATTCTTATTTCTAATTATCTTGCAGGTTATAACATTATAAAACTGACTTCCGTGAAAGGTTTCAGTGCTCATGACCGCAAGTTTATCAAGGACTCGGTACGTCAGAAACTGATAGGGCTTGAACTTATAGAAGAATCACGGACAGAGCTGGTCTTTCAATGCCTTCTTAATTACAGTGATCTATTCCTTAGAAGAGTAATTAAAAACATGTATGGTCTTGTACGTTCCATGCTTGAAGATTCTATGAAAGCTCTTAGAGATTACAATGTGGGAATTGCTGAAGATATTATCCAGAGAGATGATGATGTAGACCGTTTCTATTTTCTTTCTGTCCGCCAACTTAACGCTGCAATTGAAGATATCGAACTCTCTGACACAATAGGAATCCGACATCCGCAAGAATGCCTGGAGTACAGACTGATTACAAAAATAATTGAGAGAATAGGAGATCATGCAGTCAAAATAGCTGTAAATACCCAAAGAATTGATTCGGCAGTTAGCCCTGATAATCCGATTTTTAAGATGGCTGAACTTTCCATTAACGTGTTCAAGAGTTCAATCGATTCTATAGCGCAAGAAGACTTGCAGACGATAAATAAAACTGTTGAGGAAGCCAAAAGTATTTCTCAATTTGGAGTTTCTCTGGAGTCCCGGAAGTTAGGAAATACAGGTAACGTTGAAATTAGTATGATTCTGGAGAGTCTCCGGAGAATAGCCGAATATAGTGGCGATATCGCAGAAGCTTCAATGAACATGAATGTAAAGATCTAA
- a CDS encoding UDP-N-acetylglucosamine--N-acetylmuramyl-(pentapeptide) pyrophosphoryl-undecaprenol N-acetylglucosamine transferase → MKVLLFMCGEGLGHTSRCLALGKEFLTARHEVYFGAYGYSKKLVEKTGYKVYDIPPEMKLVGESGIFDIKKSIKETLKNTSPSKFRKLLRLIEELKPDIVLSDGYYTGILAAQTKKTPVYFIGHQFNMVEFFQKQDFLVTVAGKLIKSFYNYIFRSVDGIIVPDFPPPYSINRKNFNFKKSINRTIFFSGPLIRYKYSEVESKTLQHPNVLSTVGAFGYRATIFRNVLEAAKMDQSIYYTFISGPGIDPNQFSKIPENVEFTGFTENPFPYYKGSDLVITAGGHGTILESLSFGLPVLSFPDKKHIEQENNATVLEEEGYGKKMSYLAEPETILACIRGILEKEEYCQKTRKLRELAEELDGPATVRIFLEERLKEGLVK, encoded by the coding sequence ATGAAAGTCTTACTTTTCATGTGCGGAGAAGGGCTTGGACACACAAGTCGCTGCCTTGCTTTGGGAAAAGAGTTTCTGACTGCAAGGCATGAGGTATACTTTGGGGCATATGGGTACTCAAAAAAATTGGTAGAAAAAACAGGGTATAAGGTATATGATATCCCCCCTGAAATGAAGCTAGTTGGAGAGTCAGGAATTTTTGATATCAAAAAATCCATTAAAGAAACCCTAAAAAATACTTCTCCTTCAAAATTCAGGAAACTTTTGAGGTTGATTGAAGAACTAAAACCTGATATTGTACTTTCGGATGGTTACTATACAGGTATCCTTGCTGCACAGACAAAAAAGACTCCTGTGTATTTTATTGGCCACCAGTTCAATATGGTGGAGTTTTTTCAGAAACAGGATTTTCTGGTGACAGTAGCAGGAAAACTAATTAAGAGTTTTTATAATTATATCTTCCGAAGCGTAGATGGCATCATTGTGCCTGATTTTCCTCCTCCATACTCTATAAACCGAAAAAACTTCAATTTCAAAAAAAGTATTAATAGAACCATTTTTTTCAGCGGCCCCCTTATAAGGTACAAGTATAGTGAAGTCGAATCAAAAACCCTCCAGCACCCCAACGTCCTTTCAACCGTTGGCGCTTTCGGATACAGAGCAACCATATTCAGGAATGTACTTGAGGCTGCAAAAATGGATCAAAGTATTTACTATACCTTTATTTCAGGACCCGGAATAGATCCCAATCAGTTTTCAAAAATCCCGGAAAATGTTGAGTTTACAGGTTTTACGGAAAATCCTTTTCCTTATTACAAAGGCTCTGATCTGGTAATTACTGCAGGAGGACATGGAACAATCCTTGAAAGCCTTTCTTTCGGACTCCCTGTACTTTCTTTTCCGGACAAAAAGCATATAGAACAGGAAAATAACGCAACTGTACTTGAAGAAGAAGGATACGGAAAGAAAATGAGCTACCTTGCAGAGCCGGAAACTATTCTTGCTTGCATTAGAGGAATTCTGGAGAAGGAAGAATACTGCCAAAAGACCAGAAAATTGAGAGAACTCGCAGAGGAACTTGACGGACCTGCAACTGTAAGAATATTTCTTGAAGAAAGGTTAAAGGAAGGTTTAGTGAAATGA
- a CDS encoding metallophosphoesterase, with translation MLCGHWHIPWVWRLNDMLVISAGTVCSSKVRGKISQCYNLIEVDAPESDCKRWHLKVYRVFSKGEKEKVVDSII, from the coding sequence GTGCTCTGTGGACACTGGCACATTCCCTGGGTCTGGAGATTAAATGACATGCTTGTAATCAGTGCTGGGACTGTTTGTTCTTCCAAAGTTCGTGGAAAAATATCTCAGTGTTACAACTTGATTGAAGTTGATGCACCAGAATCCGATTGCAAGCGCTGGCACCTGAAAGTGTATAGAGTTTTCTCTAAAGGAGAAAAAGAAAAAGTTGTTGATAGTATAATATAG